The Ooceraea biroi isolate clonal line C1 chromosome 1, Obir_v5.4, whole genome shotgun sequence genome has a window encoding:
- the LOC105278548 gene encoding trypsin-1, with the protein MLIILCLSLIVSASCLRPRIIGGEPTTIDKHPHQVSIHYNGKLMCGGSIISKQWILTAAHCVYGGRLQLFKVRIASSYHDEGGVLIESIDSIIPHEWYDDDTYDYDVALIKLTKPLSLDRNTKIITLATPSTSVKPGSTTVVTGWGKTSVNGASSKVLRVLMVPIIDQEVCRKIYARHRIVTANMLCAGYITGAKDTCQGDSGGPLVYNGVQIGIVSWGAQCASVGYPGVYTRVSAIRSWITKRANV; encoded by the exons ATGCTAATTATACTCTGCCTGTCGCTGATAGTTTCCGCCTCGTGTTTACGGCCGAGAATAATCGGAGGCGAGCCCACGACCATCGATAAGCATCCGCATCAG GTCTCCATTCATTACAATGGCAAGCTCATGTGCGGAGGATCGATAATCAGCAAGCAATGGATCTTAACGGCAGCGCATTGTGTCTACGG CGGGAGACTGCAGCTCTTCAAGGTCCGGATCGCCAGCAGTTATCACGATGAGGGAGGCGTCCTGATCGAAAGTATCGACTCGATCATCCCCCACGAGTGGTACGACGATGATACCTACGATTACGACGTAGCTCTGATCAAG CTAACTAAACCTCTATCGCTGGATCGAAACACAAAAATCATCACTTTGGCGACACCATCGACATCCGTTAAGCCCGGCAGCACGACGGTCGTCACAGGCTGGGGCAAGACGTCG GTGAACGGCGCGAGCTCGAAAGTGCTGCGGGTTCTGATGGTGCCGATCATTGATCAGGAGGTCTGCCGGAAGATCTACGCGCGTCATCGTATAGTGACGGCCAACATGCTGTGCGCCGGCTACATCACTGGTGCGAAAGACACCTGTCAG GGAGACTCCGGCGGCCCGCTCGTGTACAACGGCGTCCAAATTGGGATCGTGTCCTGGGGCGCACAGTGCGCAAGTGTTGGATATCCTGGGGTGTACACGCGAGTATCCGCCATACGTAGCTGGATAACCAAGCGGGCGAACGTGTAG
- the LOC105278569 gene encoding transmembrane protease serine 9: MLRSFVSCFLLVGASFLVRPASLLDPRIVGGTPADIRQHPYQLSLQRTSHTCGAAVISNKWVVTAAHCVSLGGVYRLNAGSNDKYGGVYYRVKRVVRHPNYDSLTIDYDIALLEVDGEIRFNDRVQPVKLAEKELANGVTVNVTGWGAVTPGGGASPVLMKVSLPIVDRRTCRSKYMFTHVITDRMICAGDLRRGGKDSCQGDSGGPLTADGTLYGIVSWGYECARPDYPGVYTNVADLRWWIKWISGVSSLLSVNHSAQRDPRNLTRCSCRETDQAAMSKRIILLYVLWLAYTVNTEKQQYVDIEDYPYHVSIQIAGQHVCSGAFIHESWIITAASCIFREKPSAISVRVRTSFISTGGDELEISNLVVHKRFDKYLYFNDIALMKLKTPAEFGEKLLPIALPERKEERVPDGTHCVVTGWKRTLDTSSAGPTTTRSQLAAAVVATVNQRTCKATMPRYKPLSKEMLCAVNLTLPSETCQGDLGAPLVSEQTLIGILSYGLGCESKEHPGVYTRVSSYLPWIFTNSGISQSNDKYDV; this comes from the exons ATGTTACGAAGCTTCGTTTCCTGCTTTCTTCTCGTGGGAG caTCCTTCCTGGTACGACCGGCTTCCCTTCTTGACCCTCGAATAGTGGGAGGCACGCCAGCTGACATAAGGCAGCATCCTTATCAATTGAGCCTCCAGCGAACTTCCCATACTTGCGGAGCCGCCGTCATCAGTAATAAATGGGTCGTCACTGCGGCTCATTGCGTCag TTTGGGCGGCGTTTACAGACTGAACGCAGGAAGTAACGACAAATACGGGGGCGTCTATTACCGAGTTAAAAGGGTCGTTCGACACCCCAATTACGATAGCCTGACGATCGATTACGATATCGCCCTCCTGGAG GTCGACGGCGAAATCAGATTTAACGATAGGGTGCAGCCAGTGAAGCTGGCGGAAAAGGAACTCGCGAACGGCGTTACGGTGAACGTTACCGGATGGGGCGCGGTGACG CCGGGCGGAGGAGCGTCACCTGTGCTAATGAAAGTGTCGCTCCCGATCGTGGACAGAAGGACGTGTCGGAGTAAATACATGTTCACCCACGTCATCACCGACAGGATGATCTGCGCGGGTGATCTGCGTCGGGGTGGCAAGGATTCGTGCCAAGGCGATTCGGGCGGACCCCTCACCGCCGACGGCACCCTCTACGGAATTGTGTCCTGGGGATACGAATGTGCTCGGCCGGATTATCCCGGCGTTTACACCAACGTCGCGGATCTCCGCTGGTGGATAAAATGGATCAGCGGTGTTT CCTCTCTTCTGTCCGTAAACCATTCCGCGCAACGCGATCCTCGTAATCTCACACGTTGTTCGTGTCGTGAGACTGATCAAGCAGCAATGTCCAAGAGAATTATCCTGCTCTACGTCTTGTGGTTGGCGTACA CCGTTAATACCGAGAAGCAGCAATATGTGGACATCGAGGATTATCCGTACCAC GTATCGATCCAGATTGCCGGGCAACACGTATGCAGCGGCGCGTTCATACACGAGTCCTGGATTATAACCGCGGCGTCCTGCATTTTCAG GGAAAAACCGTCAGCAATATCGGTGCGTGTTCGTACCTCATTTATCTCGACGGGCGGCGATGAATTGGAAATAAGCAATCTCGTGGTGCACAAGCGCTTCGACAAGTACCTGTATTTCAACGACATAGCGCTGATGAAG CTGAAAACCCCCGCGGAGTTCGGAGAGAAGCTGCTCCCCATCGCGCTACctgagaggaaggaagaaagggtCCCGGATGGAACGCACTGCGTGGTGACTGGCTGGAAACGCACTCTG GATACCAGCTCGGCCGGGCCCACCACCACCAGGAGTCAGCTCGCGGCGGCCGTTGTGGCGACCGTAAATCAGCGTACGTGCAAGGCGACGATGCCGAGGTACAAGCCGCTGTCTAAGGAGATGCTGTGCGCCGTTAACTTGACCCTTCCGTCGGAAACGTGTCAG GGTGATTTGGGTGCACCTCTGGTATCGGAGCAGACACTGATTGGTATCCTATCCTACGGATTAGGGTGTGAGAGCAAGGAGCATCCGGGAGTCTACACTAGAGTCAGCAGCTACTTACCTTGGATCTTCACGAACTCTGGTATATCGCAGTCCAACGACAAATACGACGTATAA